AATCACTGATCGTATTTAATACTGGTATATGTCGCTGTGATTTCATAGCACAACTCAAAAATCACATGTCTTGATCAACCCATTCGCCATCGTTATCTTTTTCATATCCCCATCGCTTTTAATCTCCACAAATTTCTCCAGTCGCTGCGAACGCTCTACCAGATAATCCTGGTCATAATAGTAATTGGTTACCTGCTGTACCGGCCCATTCTGCCATACGTCGGAACCGGTAAATATCCTGGCGGTTTTCCGCTGGTTGAAACTGTGAATGAGCTGAATAAAGTACCGGCCGGGCTTCAGTCCTTCGAAAATAAACCGCCCGTCGGCGCCGGTAGTAGTTTGCACCGAATACTGGTTTGCTTCCTCCGACATATACACGCCCGTATTTTTGCCTTCTTTTTTCTCTCTCAGCGAATACCAGTCTTCCAGGTAGGGCGTAACAGGGAACAGCACCACTTTTACGCCGGCGGCATTGAAAATAAGTCCGTCTTTTTTCGTACAGGCTCTTCCCGCAATGCTGGAGGTACCACGACTCAACGCCGCAGTAGCCAGTTTGGGATCGAAGGTACTTTCCGGAAAAATTTCCTGCCGTGTTTTTCCTCCCGTTGCGGTTAACTTACCGCCTAAGTCGGCATATTTTTTCCGGTCAATATTTGCCAGCTTTTTCTGCCCGGTCGACTCATAGGCATCCGCGCGGTTATAATAGGCAATCTGGTTGGAAGGATCTTTTTCAATCGCTTTTGTATAGTTGGCAATAGCTTCCGCGAAATGCTGTTTATCGTGGTGTACCACTCCGATGTTCAGATAACCATTAGACATCTCAGGATTGAATTCCACCGCCTTCTGGTAATCTGCTAATGCTATTTCAGGTTGCTTCTTTGCATTCAGATAAATGTTTCCCCGTTCGAGATAAGCATCTGCGTTCCGTGGATCCACTTCAATGGCTTTGTTATAGTCGTTGAGGGCAGGCTCGAACTGTTCCCAGCGGGTATAGATATTTCCCCGGAAAAGGTAGTAATTCGATTTTTTAGGATCCAGTTCAATGGCCTTGTTATAGTCTTTAAATGCAAGGTCGGGTTTTCCCTGAAGCAGGTATACATTACCCCGGTTGCCGTAAAGGGAGGCGTCGTTGGGCGTGAGCTCAAGTACCTTGGCATAATCGGCCAGTGCCAGATCGAACTGACCTTTTTTCTTGTACATCACGCCGCGGTCAAACCAGGCATCCACATCTTTCGGATTCAGCTGAATTACTTTGGAGAAGTCGGTGATGGCGGGGTCGTACTGTTGTAAATCATAATAGGCATTGCCCCGGAGAAAATAGGCGTAATCATAATCCGGATTTATCTGTATTGCCTTTGTATACTCGTCGATGGCCACTTTGGGCTGCTGCTTTCCTCCATAGATCATACCCCGTTTCGCATACGCCAGCGCAAACCGTGGATTCAGTTCCAGTGCCCTGGTATAATCGGCCATAGCAGCATCGCTTTTTTTCTGATAGTCGTATGCGGTGCCACGGGCGTAATACTCGAGGGCGGATTGGGGAGCACTCAGTAAGGCGATGGCTTTATCGAATGATTGGGCCGTTTGCGCATCGTTGCCCTGGTTTTTGTCGACCAACGCTTTGAAAGCATAAATCAAACCGCTATTGGGATTCAGCCGTAGGGCTTTGTCGAAATCCGGGCTGGCCTGCGCAGTTTTGGCATCGGCCAGAAGCGCTCTGCCGTGGATGGCATAGGCCATCAGGTCATTCTTATTGGCACTGATGGCAGCTGCGGAAAGGTCCCGTGCCTGCGCGAAATGACCTTCCGTTAATTGCGTCAGCGCATTTGCTGTGTTGTTGTTTTGACCAGATGCTGTGGAGATGATACCGCTGATAATGACCGATGCTATGGAAACTGATAACCGGTTAACTGCTTGTTTCATGAATTTGCTGATTAATGATATGGGTTGGGAGAAACCGGGTTATGAACAACGTTTAACAAAAAACCGGTATCCGGCACCAAAGATAGTGCACAAATGTGTATATCGGGAAGAGGTATATTTTATTTATATTTAGGCAATACGACCATATAATGACCTCAAAAAAGAAGTATACGATAGCCTGGGTACTGATAATAGCAGCCATTTGCTGGATGGGGTGTTTTAGCCATTGGACGGAGAAGGAGCGAAGGGAGTTCCGTGAAAAATGTGACGCAACGGATAGTACAGACAATATCACTTTTCAAATGGTGGGTTTCAGTTATGAAGAGATAGAGCCTTTATTGATCAGGCATCTGAGGAATGGCAGCCAGGCAGATTCCTTTTACGTACATTTTTCCCGCTACAGGTATGATTCTGTCAGAAGTACTTACAGTGAAGCTACCGACACCCGGTTTTGTGTAAACGATACTTACCAGTTTGTTGTAAAAAATGCGCCGCCATTTGTGCTCGCAGATATGAAAATGGTGATGTGGGCGCAGTATACGATGGGGGGCGAAGGTTATGGTTGTGTAATGGGAGATTATACAATCAATGGGGTGAGATATCAGGATGCGAATCCTTCGTTTATAAAACCAGGGTTCCGGTATCCCTGGGAAAAGGCCGATAGTGCTGAAGTGGGAAAGAAAAATAAGAAATAGGAATCAGTTACCTGAATGAAATAAAATATGCCGGTGTTGTTGGCAACACCGGCATTATAAATTTAACCAATCTCATCAGCGATAATTACCTCTGCAGCTTAGTCATCCTCCCCATGCTTATGACCACGGCCATATCCATGACCATTGTCGTGCCCGTTTTCTTTCCAGTGGCCTTTTCCCTGATTATCATCGTTGCCACGGTTGTATTTGCGATAGCGTTCATCGCGGCTGTCGCGGATCAGATCCTGTTTGCCGTACCAGCCTTTATACCGGCCATATTCCCTGCGGTAGTAGTCGTCTCTCAGGTAAGGTCTTGATTCGTTGATCACTACCTTATATCCGCGGTAAAGGTCGTAGTTATAGCGGGGAGGCAGTGAAGGAGCGAATATCCAACGGTCGTCGTTGTAATAGATAAACTGACGTTGCGGAACAGAATAATAAGCATCAATGTCGGGCATATAGTAGTATTC
The genomic region above belongs to Chitinophaga sp. 180180018-3 and contains:
- a CDS encoding tetratricopeptide repeat protein, producing the protein MKQAVNRLSVSIASVIISGIISTASGQNNNTANALTQLTEGHFAQARDLSAAAISANKNDLMAYAIHGRALLADAKTAQASPDFDKALRLNPNSGLIYAFKALVDKNQGNDAQTAQSFDKAIALLSAPQSALEYYARGTAYDYQKKSDAAMADYTRALELNPRFALAYAKRGMIYGGKQQPKVAIDEYTKAIQINPDYDYAYFLRGNAYYDLQQYDPAITDFSKVIQLNPKDVDAWFDRGVMYKKKGQFDLALADYAKVLELTPNDASLYGNRGNVYLLQGKPDLAFKDYNKAIELDPKKSNYYLFRGNIYTRWEQFEPALNDYNKAIEVDPRNADAYLERGNIYLNAKKQPEIALADYQKAVEFNPEMSNGYLNIGVVHHDKQHFAEAIANYTKAIEKDPSNQIAYYNRADAYESTGQKKLANIDRKKYADLGGKLTATGGKTRQEIFPESTFDPKLATAALSRGTSSIAGRACTKKDGLIFNAAGVKVVLFPVTPYLEDWYSLREKKEGKNTGVYMSEEANQYSVQTTTGADGRFIFEGLKPGRYFIQLIHSFNQRKTARIFTGSDVWQNGPVQQVTNYYYDQDYLVERSQRLEKFVEIKSDGDMKKITMANGLIKTCDF